One genomic window of Bacteroidetes Order II. bacterium includes the following:
- a CDS encoding protein kinase translates to MMVETPVSSLCPGCFTPKGNTAICPLCGFDERIQDSHSRLPYRTLLQGQYVLGRILGKPGGFGITYLGYDQNLNLKLAIKEFFPPHLVLRAYDRHSVVADSPANEGIFREGLAGFLKEARTLARFDHMNVVRVRNYFEANGTAYLVMDYYEGFNLSEVMAKRGLFSEAEAIKLMIPVLDGLRTVHENGILHRDIKPENVYLAAGNRPILLDFGAARAAVGVKSQNMTMVLTPGFAPIEQYASNARQGPYSDIYAAGATLYYLTTGRIPTEATNRVGQETIVPPKSWQSALSASFNEVVLEAMALKAEERPQTAQELLDRLFDILEKRNRPATGAAVKTTEPESGVRLMTCPACDAVNRLPENAVLDQVCCGQCGSFLLPRPHLFAACPKCHTINQLPASPKPRNAWCGVCKTKFWPE, encoded by the coding sequence ATGATGGTTGAAACACCGGTATCTTCCTTATGCCCCGGTTGCTTTACCCCGAAGGGAAATACAGCCATATGTCCGCTTTGTGGATTTGATGAGCGGATACAGGATAGCCATTCCCGTTTACCTTACCGCACCTTATTACAAGGGCAATATGTATTAGGCAGGATTTTGGGCAAGCCTGGGGGCTTTGGGATTACCTATCTGGGTTATGATCAGAACCTCAACCTGAAATTGGCCATCAAAGAGTTTTTTCCGCCGCATTTGGTTTTACGGGCCTATGACCGACATTCTGTTGTGGCTGATTCTCCTGCGAATGAAGGTATCTTTCGCGAAGGACTGGCTGGGTTTCTAAAGGAAGCACGAACGCTTGCCCGATTTGATCATATGAACGTGGTTCGTGTCCGCAACTATTTCGAGGCGAATGGGACGGCATATTTGGTGATGGATTATTATGAGGGCTTCAACCTAAGTGAGGTGATGGCCAAACGGGGTCTGTTCTCGGAAGCGGAAGCGATAAAGCTAATGATTCCGGTGTTGGATGGCCTCCGGACGGTACATGAGAATGGGATTTTGCACCGTGACATTAAACCCGAAAACGTGTATCTGGCCGCCGGAAATCGGCCCATTTTATTAGACTTTGGGGCTGCGCGTGCGGCGGTGGGGGTTAAGAGTCAAAATATGACGATGGTGCTGACACCGGGTTTTGCACCGATTGAACAATATGCGAGCAATGCCCGTCAAGGTCCGTACTCTGATATTTATGCAGCTGGTGCCACCCTTTATTACCTGACAACAGGGCGAATCCCCACCGAGGCCACCAACCGCGTCGGGCAGGAAACGATCGTCCCGCCAAAATCTTGGCAATCGGCACTTTCTGCATCATTTAATGAGGTTGTGTTGGAAGCGATGGCCCTTAAAGCCGAAGAACGGCCACAGACCGCACAAGAGCTGCTGGATCGGCTGTTCGATATTTTGGAAAAAAGAAACAGGCCCGCAACGGGAGCGGCGGTCAAAACCACCGAGCCTGAATCAGGGGTGCGGTTGATGACCTGCCCGGCATGTGATGCGGTTAATCGCTTGCCAGAAAATGCGGTATTGGATCAGGTTTGTTGTGGTCAGTGCGGGAGCTTTCTATTGCCCCGTCCCCACTTGTTTGCTGCATGTCCCAAATGCCACACCATCAATCAACTACCCGCCTCTCCGAAGCCCCGTAATGCCTGGTGTGGTGTCTGTAAAACCAAGTTCTGGCCGGAATGA